In Mustelus asterias unplaced genomic scaffold, sMusAst1.hap1.1 HAP1_SCAFFOLD_201, whole genome shotgun sequence, the following proteins share a genomic window:
- the LOC144485631 gene encoding uncharacterized protein LOC144485631 encodes MDSIIPLIRKLIDLVTLGRVHVGNVGIPGRDSVIPLIRKFINAVTLGRVHSPAPCAKRDSLDFQTCCDTSRFTPGRNLSPASHLLTHQRVHTGERPLTCCVCEKRFTESSALLRHKRVHTGERPFPCCVCGKGFAESSILLRHQQVHTGERPFTCSVCGKGFTQSSNLVRHQWVHKQLHCSDSAVITAVNQIRG; translated from the coding sequence ATGGATTCCATTATCCCTCTGATCAGGAAACTAATCGATttggtcacactggggagagtccATGTGGGCAATGTGGGGATACCAGGAAGGGATTCTGTTATCCCTCTGATCAGGAAATTCATcaatgcagtcacactggggagagtccATTCACCTGCCCCCTGTGcgaaaagggattcactcgattttCAAACATGTTgcgacaccagcaggttcacaccggggagaaacctttcacctgcatcccacctgctgacacaccagcgagttcacaccggggagagaccgttgacctgctgtgtgtgtgaaaaGAGATTTACTGAGTCATCGgccctgctgagacacaagcgagttcacaccggggagagaccattcccctgctgtgtgtgtgggaagggatttgctgaatCATCAATCCTGCtgcgacaccagcaagttcataccggggagaggccattcacctgctcagtgtgtgggaagggattcactcaatcatccaacCTTGTGAGACACCAGTGGGTTCACAAGCAACTGCACTGTTCTGATTCAGCAGTTATTACTGCTGTTAATCAGATTCGGGGGTGA